One Microbacterium sp. No. 7 genomic window carries:
- the rpsA gene encoding 30S ribosomal protein S1, giving the protein MTNATTAPATKQVAINDIGSAEDFLAAVEKTLKFFNDGDLIEGTVVKIDRDEVLLDVGYKTEGVIPSRELSIKHDVDPNEVVQVGDEVEALVLQKEDKEGRLILSKKRAQYERAWGDVEKIKENDGVVTGQVIEVVKGGLIVDIGLRGFLPASLIELRRVRDLTPYLGQELEAKILELDKNRNNVVLSRRALLEQTQSESRSNFLNNLHKGQVRKGVVSSIVNFGAFVDLGGVDGLVHVSELSWKHIEHASEVVEVGQEVTVEILEVDLDRERVSLSLKATQEDPWQVFARTHAIGQVAPGKVTKLVPFGAFVRVADGIEGLVHISELSGKHVELAEQVVSVGEEVFVKIIDIDLERRRISLSLKQANDSVDPYGTEFDPALYGMVTEYDENGEYKYPEGFDPETNQWKEGFDAEREKWEQEYAAAQARWEAHKAQVAKVLEAEAAAPADLGGSTFSSDSQGLGGTLADDEALAALREKLSGR; this is encoded by the coding sequence TTCCTGGCCGCGGTCGAGAAGACCCTGAAGTTCTTCAACGACGGCGACCTCATCGAGGGCACCGTGGTGAAGATCGACCGCGACGAGGTCCTGCTCGACGTCGGTTACAAGACCGAGGGCGTCATCCCCTCGCGCGAGCTCTCCATCAAGCACGACGTCGACCCGAACGAGGTCGTCCAGGTCGGCGACGAGGTCGAAGCCCTCGTCCTCCAGAAGGAGGACAAGGAAGGCCGCCTCATCCTCTCCAAGAAGCGCGCGCAGTACGAGCGCGCCTGGGGCGACGTCGAGAAGATCAAGGAGAACGACGGCGTCGTGACCGGTCAGGTCATCGAGGTCGTCAAGGGCGGTCTCATCGTCGACATCGGTCTGCGCGGCTTCCTGCCCGCCTCGCTCATCGAGCTGCGCCGCGTGCGCGACCTCACGCCGTACCTCGGCCAGGAGCTCGAGGCGAAGATCCTCGAGCTCGACAAGAACCGCAACAACGTCGTGCTCAGCCGCCGCGCGCTGCTGGAGCAGACGCAGTCGGAGTCGCGCTCGAACTTCCTCAACAACCTGCACAAGGGTCAGGTCCGCAAGGGCGTCGTCTCGTCGATCGTCAACTTCGGCGCGTTCGTCGACCTCGGCGGCGTGGACGGCCTCGTGCACGTCTCCGAGCTGTCGTGGAAGCACATCGAGCACGCCAGCGAGGTCGTCGAGGTGGGCCAGGAGGTCACCGTCGAGATCCTCGAGGTCGACCTCGACCGCGAGCGCGTGTCGCTCTCGCTGAAGGCGACCCAGGAAGACCCGTGGCAGGTGTTCGCCCGCACCCACGCGATCGGCCAGGTCGCGCCGGGCAAGGTCACCAAGCTCGTCCCGTTCGGCGCGTTCGTCCGCGTCGCCGACGGCATCGAGGGCCTCGTGCACATCTCGGAGCTGTCGGGCAAGCACGTCGAGCTCGCCGAGCAGGTCGTCTCGGTCGGCGAAGAGGTCTTCGTGAAGATCATCGACATCGACCTGGAGCGTCGCCGCATCTCGCTGTCGCTCAAGCAGGCGAACGACTCGGTGGACCCCTACGGCACCGAGTTCGACCCGGCCCTCTACGGCATGGTCACGGAGTACGACGAGAACGGGGAGTACAAGTACCCCGAGGGCTTCGACCCCGAGACCAACCAGTGGAAGGAAGGCTTCGACGCCGAGCGCGAGAAGTGGGAGCAGGAGTACGCCGCTGCCCAGGCTCGCTGGGAGGCCCACAAGGCCCAGGTCGCCAAGGTCCTCGAGGCCGAGGCCGCCGCTCCCGCCGACCTCGGCGGGTCGACCTTCTCGTCCGACTCGCAGGGTCTCGGCGGCACGCTCGCCGACGACGAGGCGCTCGCCGCTCTGCGCGAGAAGCTGTCGGGCCGCTGA